One Desulfitibacter alkalitolerans DSM 16504 genomic window carries:
- the rimI gene encoding ribosomal protein S18-alanine N-acetyltransferase: MGEEYTIRKMMFDDIEQVLEVERFSFPSPWSKKAFEAELHDNLFAHYFVAVQGETIVGYAGMWMVLDEAHVTNIAVRPAFRGLNYGKRLTQELIIQAFKLGANRITLEVRVSNMVARNLYKGLGFREVGIRKGYYSDNNEDAIIMWKNIQLSNDYVSCDEGRG, encoded by the coding sequence ATGGGTGAAGAATATACAATTAGAAAAATGATGTTTGATGATATAGAGCAGGTGCTGGAGGTGGAAAGGTTTTCATTTCCAAGTCCCTGGTCAAAGAAAGCCTTTGAGGCAGAGCTGCATGATAATCTCTTCGCTCACTATTTTGTTGCTGTACAGGGTGAAACTATAGTAGGTTATGCAGGAATGTGGATGGTTTTAGATGAAGCACATGTGACAAACATTGCGGTCCGCCCTGCCTTCAGGGGATTGAATTATGGCAAAAGACTTACCCAAGAGCTTATCATTCAAGCCTTTAAGCTGGGAGCTAATCGAATTACTTTAGAAGTAAGGGTATCCAACATGGTTGCAAGAAACCTTTACAAGGGCCTGGGTTTTCGTGAGGTAGGTATTCGCAAGGGTTATTATTCTGATAATAATGAAGATGCCATAATCATGTGGAAAAATATTCAGTTGAGTAATGATTATGTATCTTGTGATGAAGGCAGGGGGTGA